In Persicimonas caeni, a single window of DNA contains:
- the rpsF gene encoding 30S ribosomal protein S6 — protein sequence MPVERQAEYETIYILRPDSADDERSAARDRLEGVVEGRNGHVLKFDEWGQRDLAYEIRDSTTGTRYDRGVYHYYRYIGPNDTVAEVERNLKLLDVVLKFMTIKVDDDLIPEERLARPEEEEPEILPYKGEEE from the coding sequence ATGCCTGTTGAAAGACAAGCTGAGTACGAAACAATCTATATCCTGCGTCCCGACTCCGCTGATGACGAACGGTCCGCTGCACGCGACCGGCTCGAAGGCGTCGTCGAGGGCCGCAATGGTCATGTCCTGAAATTCGACGAATGGGGCCAGCGCGACCTCGCCTACGAGATCCGCGACTCCACGACCGGCACCCGCTACGATCGTGGCGTGTACCACTACTACCGGTACATCGGCCCGAACGATACGGTCGCCGAGGTCGAGCGTAACCTGAAACTTTTGGACGTCGTCCTCAAGTTCATGACCATCAAAGTCGACGACGATCTGATTCCGGAAGAGCGCCTGGCGCGTCCGGAAGAAGAGGAGCCGGAAATCCTTCCCTATAAAGGTGAAGAGGAGTGA
- the rplI gene encoding 50S ribosomal protein L9 gives MEVILLEDVRNLGEMGDIVDVADGYGRNYLIPQGMAEPATAARKDQIEHQLTVIEARKEKERAAAREIVGDIDGVSISVPARVAEDDQLYGSVTARDIVDVLGQQGIEVTHKQVQLDEPVRELGIYKIPIKLASGIFAYIRLWVVAM, from the coding sequence ATGGAAGTCATTCTGCTTGAAGACGTACGTAATTTGGGAGAGATGGGTGACATCGTCGACGTCGCTGACGGCTACGGGCGCAACTATCTGATCCCGCAAGGCATGGCCGAGCCGGCCACCGCCGCGCGCAAAGACCAGATCGAGCACCAGCTCACGGTCATCGAAGCCCGCAAGGAAAAAGAGCGCGCCGCCGCGCGCGAGATCGTCGGAGATATCGACGGCGTCTCGATCTCGGTACCCGCTCGCGTGGCCGAAGACGACCAGCTTTACGGTTCGGTCACTGCCCGTGACATCGTCGATGTGCTCGGACAGCAAGGCATCGAGGTGACCCACAAGCAGGTCCAGCTCGACGAGCCGGTGCGTGAACTGGGCATCTATAAGATCCCGATCAAGCTCGCCAGCGGCATCTTCGCGTACATCCGTCTGTGGGTTGTCGCGATGTAA
- a CDS encoding FAD-binding and (Fe-S)-binding domain-containing protein: MDAKQARKLAARLDGELHYDRLHRMLYAQDASVYQEQPTGVVFPRSTEDVQAIVEFAALTNTPLIPRAAGTSLAGQCVGEGLVVDLGRHMNQILEVNVEERWVRVQPGVILDDLNRHLAQYDLFFGPDTSTSNRCMIGGMIGNNSCGSHSIYFGQTRDHLLELGVVLADGSFEMLAPWDEAAWKEQLARQDQFGEALRTLDAVLRDNGELIDERYPRPEVIRRNTGFPLDIALNTSAYGRGETPFSLPKFLCGTEGTLAFTTEAKLNLVDKPKRNLLVCVHFDSVRGALEATIEAVEHGPAAVELMDRPILELTKHNIEQKRNRFFVEGEPEAILAVEFYAQTDEELQKMADKLIEDFRSKGLGYSFPIIWPPDDKRVWALRKAGLGLLMGMKGDTKPVTVVEDTAVAVDVLPDYIDEFAEIMDSYGTRCVYYAHASVGELHLRPELNLKDREDAERFKGIARDVADLVSKYGGALSGEHGDGRLRAPLLERFYGEEIMALHGEVKQAFDPKNIFNPKKIVDPEPIDKDWRFVPGNPTPEVDTVFDWTGELGLVRAVENCNGAGVCRKRAEAGGTMCPSYMATLDEKDTTRGRANVFRQALYSPNPQDAFSSEELRNALDLCLSCKGCKSECPANVDMARLKAEFTQQYHDAKGTPLSAIVFGHYGRLSRLASVMPWLANFFLSFFLSRWLMRSLLKVSLNRQLPKYASKRFTKQFARYRKEHPADADAKAVWLYVDPFTEYTEPELAMAAVRVLERGGWRVERLPVDDDGRTYLSKGLVRHAKKLTQENMERLEPLFEEHPDRKIVGLEPSALLTFRDESPDLCDNAHKPTAKKLADRALLIEEFVAQAAADGEFSAEWTDGTLPKVLLHGHCHQKALVGVSPTVEALEAAGYEVEALPTGCCGMAGSFGYEEQHYEVSMDIGELVLFPALRDADEETLVCAPGTSCRHQIHDGVRRTAHHPAILLERALR, from the coding sequence ATGGACGCCAAGCAAGCTCGAAAACTCGCCGCCAGGCTCGATGGTGAGCTGCACTACGATCGCCTGCACCGGATGCTGTACGCCCAAGACGCGTCGGTCTACCAAGAACAACCCACGGGAGTGGTCTTTCCGCGCTCTACCGAGGACGTACAGGCGATCGTCGAGTTTGCAGCGCTCACCAATACCCCGCTCATTCCGCGCGCCGCAGGCACCTCGCTGGCCGGCCAGTGTGTCGGCGAAGGCTTGGTGGTCGATCTGGGGCGTCACATGAACCAGATTCTCGAGGTCAACGTCGAGGAGCGATGGGTTCGGGTGCAGCCCGGGGTGATTCTCGATGATCTGAACCGCCACTTGGCCCAGTACGATCTGTTCTTCGGGCCCGATACCTCCACGTCGAATCGCTGCATGATAGGCGGGATGATCGGCAACAACTCGTGCGGCTCACACTCCATCTACTTCGGCCAGACCCGCGATCACCTGCTCGAGCTGGGGGTCGTGTTGGCCGACGGGAGCTTCGAGATGCTCGCCCCGTGGGACGAGGCTGCGTGGAAGGAGCAACTCGCCCGCCAAGATCAGTTCGGCGAAGCGTTGCGCACGCTCGACGCGGTGCTGCGCGACAACGGCGAACTCATCGACGAGCGCTATCCGAGGCCGGAGGTCATTCGGCGAAACACCGGCTTCCCGCTCGACATCGCGCTCAACACGAGCGCGTACGGCCGCGGTGAGACGCCGTTTTCGTTGCCCAAGTTCTTGTGCGGCACCGAGGGCACGCTCGCCTTTACGACGGAGGCGAAGCTCAACCTGGTCGACAAGCCCAAGCGCAACCTGTTGGTGTGCGTGCACTTCGACTCGGTGCGCGGCGCGCTCGAAGCCACGATCGAGGCGGTCGAGCACGGCCCGGCGGCCGTCGAGCTGATGGACCGGCCGATCCTCGAGCTCACCAAACATAATATCGAGCAGAAGCGAAATCGGTTCTTCGTCGAAGGCGAACCCGAGGCGATTTTGGCCGTGGAGTTTTACGCGCAGACCGACGAAGAACTCCAGAAGATGGCCGACAAGCTTATCGAGGACTTTCGCTCGAAGGGCCTCGGCTACTCGTTCCCGATCATCTGGCCGCCCGACGACAAGCGCGTCTGGGCGTTGCGCAAGGCGGGACTCGGGCTTTTGATGGGCATGAAGGGCGACACCAAGCCCGTGACGGTCGTCGAGGACACTGCCGTGGCCGTCGACGTGCTGCCCGACTATATCGACGAGTTCGCCGAGATCATGGACTCGTACGGCACCCGCTGCGTCTACTACGCTCACGCTTCGGTCGGCGAACTTCACCTGCGACCGGAGCTCAACCTCAAAGACCGCGAAGACGCCGAGCGCTTCAAGGGCATCGCGCGCGACGTGGCCGACCTGGTGAGCAAGTACGGCGGCGCGTTGAGCGGGGAGCATGGCGATGGGCGCCTGCGCGCTCCGCTGCTGGAGCGCTTCTACGGCGAAGAGATCATGGCGCTCCACGGCGAGGTCAAGCAGGCCTTCGACCCGAAGAATATCTTCAACCCCAAAAAGATCGTCGACCCCGAGCCGATCGACAAAGACTGGCGCTTCGTGCCGGGCAATCCGACCCCGGAGGTCGACACGGTCTTCGATTGGACCGGAGAGCTGGGCTTGGTGCGCGCGGTCGAGAACTGCAACGGCGCCGGAGTATGCCGCAAGCGAGCCGAGGCCGGCGGCACGATGTGTCCGAGCTATATGGCGACCCTCGACGAGAAGGACACCACGCGTGGTCGGGCGAACGTCTTTCGCCAGGCGCTCTACAGCCCGAACCCGCAAGACGCCTTCTCGAGCGAAGAGCTTCGCAATGCGCTCGATCTGTGCCTGTCGTGCAAAGGGTGCAAATCGGAGTGTCCGGCCAACGTCGACATGGCTCGCCTCAAAGCCGAGTTCACCCAGCAGTACCACGACGCGAAGGGCACGCCCCTGTCGGCCATCGTTTTTGGGCACTACGGCCGACTCAGCCGACTCGCCTCGGTGATGCCGTGGCTGGCGAACTTCTTTTTGAGCTTCTTTTTGTCGCGCTGGCTGATGCGCTCGCTGCTCAAGGTTTCCCTGAATCGCCAACTTCCCAAGTACGCCTCCAAGCGCTTCACCAAGCAGTTCGCGCGTTACCGCAAGGAGCACCCGGCCGATGCTGACGCCAAGGCGGTGTGGCTCTACGTCGACCCCTTCACCGAGTACACCGAGCCGGAGCTTGCGATGGCCGCAGTGCGTGTGCTCGAGCGCGGAGGGTGGCGCGTCGAGCGTCTGCCGGTCGACGACGACGGGCGCACTTATTTGTCCAAGGGGCTGGTGCGTCACGCCAAGAAGCTGACTCAGGAGAATATGGAGCGCCTCGAGCCGTTGTTCGAGGAGCATCCGGACCGAAAGATCGTCGGCCTCGAGCCCAGCGCGCTGTTGACCTTCCGCGACGAGTCGCCAGATCTTTGCGATAACGCGCACAAGCCGACTGCCAAGAAGCTGGCTGACCGCGCGCTGCTCATCGAGGAATTCGTCGCTCAGGCGGCGGCCGACGGTGAGTTTTCGGCCGAATGGACCGACGGAACGCTCCCGAAGGTGCTCCTGCACGGCCACTGTCACCAAAAGGCCTTGGTCGGCGTCTCCCCGACCGTCGAGGCCCTCGAAGCCGCCGGTTACGAGGTCGAGGCGCTGCCGACGGGTTGTTGTGGGATGGCCGGCTCGTTCGGCTACGAAGAGCAGCACTACGAGGTGTCGATGGACATCGGCGAGTTGGTGCTCTTCCCGGCGCTTCGAGACGCCGACGAAGAGACGCTCGTGTGCGCGCCGGGCACCTCGTGCCGCCACCAGATCCACGACGGTGTGCGCCGCACTGCCCACCATCCGGCGATCTTGCTGGAGCGAGCGCTTCGGTAA